Within Sorangiineae bacterium MSr11367, the genomic segment GTCGTGATGGGAGCATCTCGTTGCAATCAAGCCGAAAGCGGAGAGGTAGGAATGATATGGGCGTGGATCTCCCTGCTCGGCATCTTGCCGCTCTATGTTTACGTCCGAACCAGGCCAAAATATTGGGTTCGCATCGGTACGGCCGGCGCTGAGACCAATGCAATTTCGTCGGTGGATCCACAGTGGACGCGGACCGTTGTCGCTTCCATCAACACCGCGATCGTCTCCAGAGGCTAAGCAAGCTTGCGATTTCGTGAGCGCTTCTACGTCAAGAGCGAGAGCGTTGCATGGACGACGCTTTCAAGGCATGGCGCGGAACCGGCCATGCGTTCCTCAACGACGTTCAGCGCATGGCGTGCTTGCGATTCTTTGAATCCCAAATATGTTAGTGCACGGAGAGCTGTCGCGGATTCGTACCCGCGCTGGCGCGGGTGAATGGGAAGATTTGGCGCGCATTGCGTTTTGAGATGGGAGGGGCGTCTCCCGGACCTTTTCTCGTCAATGTACGCGCGACCGAAATCGCGTTCCGCCGCCAAACGATTATGAGATCGACAGCGAACTTGCAGGTTGGTCGCCTCGTCGGTGCCGCCGCGCGCGCGCGCTGCGATGTGATCGAGCTCGAGGAAGGACCGGCATTCACAACGCCGGCCACTCTCGTCGACGAACGTACACTGTCCACCGTCGCGTTCGAACACCTCGCGCCGAGTGGCCCTCGTTACGTACCCAGAGCGAGTCTCGTTGCGAGGCGCTTTCGTGGCGGGGCGGCTCGTCTTTCCGAGCCGACGCTTTTCGAGCTCGACGACGAGCAGATCGAGCGCACGTTCCACGACGATCGACAGATCGCCGTCAGGGTTTGCGTGTCGCATGAGGTCCAGAGCATACTCGAGCTTCGCTTTGAGCTCGGAGGACGCCGTGAATTGCACTTTGTAGCGCTCTGGCGATAGCGGTTCGACGCGAGTTGTTTTTGCCGCACGCCCGGACGTTCCGGTCGCCGGCTGGGCAGCGGCATCCGGCAGACGACCCATCAACGACGGCACGTCCGGCCGGGGGAAATATGTGGCAAGAAGTTCCTGGACTTGGCCCTTCGTCTTGCCGGCGGCTGCGCGCAACAGCTCCTCGTGATTATCCTGCGTCAGGTAATCGCGTAGTAGCAACAGGGCCGTCAGGTGGAGATCTCCACGTTCGAGCATATTCAGCGCCAACGGAAATCGTCGAGCAATGCGTGATGCTGCGACGCGCCGGCAGGCCTCGTCATCGCTCATTCCGAGCCTACGGACGCAGAAATCGAAGAGTGACGAGCAGGCCGACTGCAAATCGAGACGTCGCTCCTCGACTTCCGCGAGATAGCTGAGCAAACGCGCAAGAAGAACCTTCCCTTGACGGACGAGGGTATGGAGGCCTTCCAGCAGCTCTTCGTTGGATAGAGCGGTGAGCTTCATGAGACCATTTTACCATCGTCATTTTCGACCCCCGTATTGGCCGCATATCACACGGGCATACGTGCGGACGGCTCGTGACTCGTTCGAGCTCGAATGATCGCGCCGTGCGGCGATGGGGCGGTCCTGGATGTCAATTCTCCCCCTGGTGGCGGTTCGGGCGCGGACCTTCGAGACGAATGTGTCAAGATAAAACTGGCGCGATTTCCTAAATTTCCTCGCATGCCGGCGAACCCATGCCGGGTATTACAACTAAGTAGAGGCTGGAGCGGCCGAATAGGGTGGTCATAGTAGTTGAGCTAAATTCAGTACTCGAGTCGCGTGGGTGAAACGGGATTGCTCTGAGAAGCGCTGGAGCTCCCACCGACAACGAACGCGCCCCGCCTCGCCATATTCGGCGCTGCGAAGACGATGGGGTGCGAGTGCATTCCAAGTGAGCGTCGCCCGTTGTTGCGGAATTCATTCGAATAAGACGCGCTAATCTGGATATTCGATTGATTCGAGGGAAATGGGGTTGCTCTGAGAAATGCCCCATCTCTCGCGAAAATTGGCGGCATCGGTGCATTGCGGGCCTGGATGGCGGGATGCTACGCCTAGTAGATAGTCTTTTGCGGAGTCTTTTCGACTCAGTTGGGTGGTTCGAATACAATGTCTACACATCCCCTCTTGGCGGAGCTCGTTCGGCTCGTGCGCCCGCCGTCTCAGGTAGCAAATGCTCACGGTGACTGGGCCGAGGTCGAAGCATCCCTCGGAGTGAAGCTGCCCGCCGACTACCGAGCGATGGTCGAGACCTACGGGCGGGGCGAATTCTTCGACAACATCGGGTTGTACACGCCGTTTGGCAAAAACAATCCCATGCGCCTCAAAAGCGATATGTCGAAGTATTTCGGAGAGCTGCGAGATTCGTCTCCAGAGGACTTTCCTTACCCGCTTTTTCCGGAGCCGGGTGGCTTACTCGCTTGGGGAGGCACCGGCGATGCACGTGAGCTCTGCTGGCTGACCAAGGGATCTCCCGAGGCATGGCCGATCGTGATCTGGTCCTGCGAGGACAGCGAATACGAGGAATACGAGCCCGGCGTGGCCAACTTCGTCGAAGGGTGGTGCAGTGGGCGGATCGTCTCGGAACTCCTGCCCAACGATGCCATCCATCTCCCCCCGTGGTTCGATCCTTACCGCCACTTGAAATACGTCGACGTCAAATTGAGTGAAGGTTCACGGCCTTATCTCGAGCGACTGCGCATCCTACAGGAAGCGCTGGCACCCACGGCGCCTCGGAACAGTTATGAGGCTGATGACGGCGACCGCCAGGACACCTTCGTGACGACCGAGACGGGGTGGAACCTCACGTACGAAACGCTGTATGGCCATCAGATCCGCATTGCGTTCCCTCCCGCCGACAACGAGCGCGCTCGCCTCGCCGTGCTCGGTGCCGCAAAGGCCATGGGGTGCGAGGTGCTCTCCGAGTGGCCGGACCCGAACGAGGCCGAGGAAGAAGAGGAAGAAGAGGAAGAAGAAGAAGAGCGGGAAGAAACGGACGAATAGCGATGAATGCCATGTCTACGCATCCGCTTTTGGCCGATCTCGTTCGACTCGTGCCGCCTCCCTCCGATGTGACGCACCGTCACGATAACCGGAACGAAGTCGAGATCGCATTGCGCGTGAACTTGCCATCCGACTACAAGGCGGTAGTCGAGACCTATGGGGCAGGCAGCTTTTACAACCGCATCACCCTCTCGGTCGATGCCGAGTTGTTGAACGTCTTCGGGGAGTCGCCGCGAACGGGCACGGTGACCTCGCGCTTGACGCCTCCACCGGAGAAGGTACGGCCATTGTTCCAGCCATATCCTATCAGGCGAACGTCATCCGCGTCGGAAACGAACTCGTCGCGAAGGAACGGAAGTGGCGCAATGTCCGTCGGTTACGCGAGAATCGCAACGCCGATGTCGTAGCCGGCTTCGATGTTCTCCGGATCCCATTGCGGGTGCGCGTGGACCTCGAGGACTTCGAGCCGGGAAGCCTCATCGGCGTCATCGGCGTTGGG encodes:
- a CDS encoding HNH endonuclease — encoded protein: MKLTALSNEELLEGLHTLVRQGKVLLARLLSYLAEVEERRLDLQSACSSLFDFCVRRLGMSDDEACRRVAASRIARRFPLALNMLERGDLHLTALLLLRDYLTQDNHEELLRAAAGKTKGQVQELLATYFPRPDVPSLMGRLPDAAAQPATGTSGRAAKTTRVEPLSPERYKVQFTASSELKAKLEYALDLMRHANPDGDLSIVVERALDLLVVELEKRRLGKTSRPATKAPRNETRSGYVTRATRREVFERDGGQCTFVDESGRRCECRSFLELDHIAARARGGTDEATNLQVRCRSHNRLAAERDFGRAYIDEKRSGRRPSHLKTQCAPNLPIHPRQRGYESATALRALTYLGFKESQARHALNVVEERMAGSAPCLESVVHATLSLLT
- a CDS encoding SMI1/KNR4 family protein; amino-acid sequence: MSTHPLLAELVRLVRPPSQVANAHGDWAEVEASLGVKLPADYRAMVETYGRGEFFDNIGLYTPFGKNNPMRLKSDMSKYFGELRDSSPEDFPYPLFPEPGGLLAWGGTGDARELCWLTKGSPEAWPIVIWSCEDSEYEEYEPGVANFVEGWCSGRIVSELLPNDAIHLPPWFDPYRHLKYVDVKLSEGSRPYLERLRILQEALAPTAPRNSYEADDGDRQDTFVTTETGWNLTYETLYGHQIRIAFPPADNERARLAVLGAAKAMGCEVLSEWPDPNEAEEEEEEEEEEEEREETDE